From Triticum urartu cultivar G1812 chromosome 2, Tu2.1, whole genome shotgun sequence, a single genomic window includes:
- the LOC125536825 gene encoding protein LHCP TRANSLOCATION DEFECT-like yields MASIPCTIQLATKAASSSSGWRSPRAVGGVLRTPQLGGGAAWLRPSLLSKVAPARESGRVRFFKFGNKDAEGAGIYGSQARDDFDRDDVEQYFNYMGMLAVEGTYDKMEALLNQSIHPVDILLILAASEGDLPKIEELLKAGAKYDVKDADGRTALDRASGEVREFITGFAVAKKA; encoded by the exons ATGGCCTCCATCCCGTGCACCATCCAGCTCGCGACCAAGGCGGCGTCCTCGTCTTCCGGGTGGAGGTCGCCGCGGGCGGTGGGGGGAGTGCTGAGGACCCCGCAGCTGGGCGGCGGCGCAGCGTGGCTGCGGCCGTCACTGTTGAGCAAGGTGGCGCCGGCGAGGGAGAGCGGCAGAGTGAGGTTCTTCAAGTTCGGGAACAAGGACGCTGAGGGCGCCGGCATCTACGGCAGCCAGGCGAGGGACGACTTCGACCGCGACGACGTCGAGCAG TACTTCAACTACATGGGGATGCTGGCGGTGGAGGGCACCTACGACAAGATGGAGGCGCTGCTGAACCAGAGCATCCACCCGGTGGACATCCTGCTGATTCTGGCCGCCTCCGAGGGCGACTTGCCCAAGATCGAGGAGCTGCTCAAGGCCGGCGCCAAGTACGACGTCAAGGACGCCGACGGGAGGACGGCGCTGGACCGGGCTAGCGGCGAGGTCAGGGAGTTCATCACCGGCTTCGCCGTGGCCAAGAAGGCATGA
- the LOC125536824 gene encoding succinate dehydrogenase subunit 3-2, mitochondrial-like has protein sequence MDKYHSNTRFAPLRDAPFALRGAFGTSNSSFNNMDGLRHSSSIGQAKSYTSSPLGALRQKMPPSGNRSLHTSRPLSAPVANRPLSPHLPLKKPQLSATFSISHRIFGVALGAAIISIPLATRFGVMFEV, from the exons ATGGACAAGTATCACAGCAACACCCGCTTTGCACCCCTTAGAGACGCTCCATTTGCTCTCCGTG GTGCCTTTGGTACCTCCAACTCATCTTTCAACAACATGGATGGCCTTAGACACTCCTCAAGCATTGGGCAAGCAAAGAGCTACACATCTTCTCCCTTAGGAGCTCTGCGACAGAAGATGCCTCCATCTGGAAACCGATCCCTACATACAAGTCGTCCCCTGTCTGCTCCTGTTGCGAACCGCCCACTGTCTCcccatcttcctctgaagaagccACAGCTGAGCGCCACGTTCTCCATCTCACACCGTATATTTGGCGTTGCGCTGGGTGCTGCCATCATATCCATTCCTCTTGCTACCAGGTTTGGCGTCATGTTTGAGGTCTGA
- the LOC125536823 gene encoding phospholipase A I-like: protein MSSWGLGWKRSSEIFHLTLDYGDFADEPDQDPSSPPAPPPQSPTAASPTASSSSPVATMNGDLGFRIELDWSTSDDEDQVALRLQSQLMVALPPPHDVVCVDLRPADDGDEVGVEMRVVRRREALRSVRVARALGSTQSTGDGAVVLARLIRSNLAPAPAADGAVAAGVPVLADHWRSVTVLSLCNCGLMVLPVELTRLSFLEKLYIDNNKLSVLPPEVGDLKNLKVLTADNNMLVSVPVELRQCVLLEELSLEHNKLVRPLLDFRSVPKLRVLRLFGNPLEFLPEILPLHNLRHLTLANIRIDALESLKSVTVEIETENYSYFIAARHKLSAFFSLVFRFSSCHHPLLASALAKIMEDRTNQVAISKEENAVRQLISMISSDNRHVVEQACLALSSLASDISSAMQLIKCDIMKPIEAVLKSFDDEELISVLQVVVTLTFVSDHVAQKMLRKDVLKSLKALCAHKNSEVQRLSLFAVGNLAFCLETRRTLIHSESLRDLLIRSTFSQEKRVSKAAARALAILGENENLRRAIRGRPVAKKGLRILSMDGGGMKGLATVQMLKQIEQGTGKRIHEMFDLICGTSTGGMLAMALGIKKMSLDQCEEIYTKLGKLVFAEPVPKDEAATWKEKLDQLFKSSSQSFRVVVHGSKHSADQFERLLKEMCADDDGDLLIESSVKGIPKVFAVSTLVSAMPAQPYIFRNYQYPPGTLEVSPGMAESPSPGAVGTVVSGAPVGIKRGAFMGSCKHHVWEAIRASSAAPYYLDDFSDDVNRWQDGAIVANNPTIFAIREAQLLWPDTRIDCLVSIGCGSVPTKSRRGGWRYLDTGQVLIESACSVERVEETLDTLIPMLPEMQYFRFNPVDDRCGMELDETDPAVWLKLEAATEEYIQKNLEVFKNVCELLVPRYQEEEKSSGIVKSLSFSRLSTSKSGLSESNPTLGWRRVVLLVEASFNPDFGKKINHTRSLEAFCSQNGIRLTLMNSTSGFGKPTTALPTPITSPLFTGSFPSSPLLYSPEGTQRIGRIDLVPPLSLDGHPAMKSSPPTSPIKSWQPSGHVRSLYDKLQNMPQVGVIHLALQNDSTGSILSWQNDVFVVAEPGELADRFLQCVKTSLSTMLHGSKRKGAYSVSKISCLSELVAEWPSFEIGGIHHRYIGRQTQVMEDNQEIGAYMFRRTVPACHMSPEDVRWMVGAWRERIIVCSGKYGLVHGLVKAFVDSGAKAVISSSVEPPDSQAIAYHGMDVSGSLENGKFVIGDDEADESEPEPVSPISDWEDSDAEKNGEGNKDIDEEEYLAQFICLLYDKLFREGVTVDTALQQALRAHPRLKYSCHLPNVS from the exons ATGTCGTCCTGGGGCCTGGGCTGGAAGCGCAGCTCCGAGATCTTCCACCTCACCCTCGACTACGGCGACTTCGCCGACGAGCCCGATCAGGACCCCTCCTCGCCCCCGGCCCCGCCCCCGCAGTCCCCCACCGCCGCGTCgcccaccgcctcctcctcctcgcccgtCGCCACCATGAACGGCGACCTCGGCTTCCGCATCGAGCTCGACTGGTCCACCAGCGACGACGAGGACCAGGTCGCGCTGCGCCTCCAGTCCCAGCTCATGGTCGCGCTGCCCCCGCCCCACGACGTCGTCTGCGTCGATCTCAGGCCCGCCGACGACGGGGACGAGGTGGGGGTGGAGATGCGGGTCGTCAGGAGACGGGAGGCGCTGCGCTCGGTGCGGGTCGCGCGGGCGCTGGGCTCCACGCAGAGCACCGGCGACGGCGCCGTTGTCCTCGCGCGCCTCATCAGATCCAACCTCGCGCCCGCACCGGCTGCTGATGGAGCCGTCGCCGCAGGGGTGCCCGTGCTCGCCGACCACTGGCGCTCCGTCACGGTGCTCAGCCTCTGCAACTGCGGCCTCATG GTGCTTCCGGTTGAACTAACTCGCCTTTCGTTTCTTGAGAAGCTATATATTGACAACAATAAATTGTCAGTTTTGCCACCTGAAGTTGGTGACTTGAAGAACTTGAAAGTGCTTACAGCTGACAACAACATGCTAGTTTCTGTCCCTG TAGAACTGCGGCAATGTGTTTTGCTGGAGGAATTATCACTAGAACACAACAAGCTTGTCCGTCCATTATTGGATTTCAG GTCAGTGCCTAAGCTGCGTGTATTGCGCTTGTTCGGAAATCCCCTAGAGTTTCTTCCAGAAATTTTGCCGCTGCATAACCTTAGACATCTCACACTTGCAAATATTAGAATTGATGCACTTGAAAGTCTTAAGTCTGTCACTGTGGAAATAGAG ACTGAGAACTATTCCTACTTCATTGCGGCCAGGCACAAACTTAGTGCCTTCTTTTCGCTTGTTTTCCGGTTCTCTTCCTGTCACCACCCTTTGCTGGCCTCTGCGTTGGCCAAAATAATGGAAGATCGTACCAATCAAGTTGCCATTAGCAAAGAAGAAAATGCTGTCAGACAGCTTATCAGCATGATAAGCAGTGATAACCGTCACGTG gtcgagcaagcaTGCCTTGCTCTTTCGTCACTGGCGTCAGATATTTCATCAGCAATGCAGCTGATTAAGTGTGATATTATGAAGCCTATAGAAGCTGTACTGAAATCATTTGATGATGAAGAATTAATATCAGTATTGCAAGTTGTGGTCACATTAACTTTTGTTTCTGATCATGTTGCTCAAAAGATGTTGAGAAAAGATGTGCTGAAGTCACTGAAAGCACTTTGTGCACACAAGAACTCTGAG GTGCAACGCTTATCTCTATTTGCAGTTGGCAATTTGGCTTTCTGCTTGGAGACTCGTCGCACCCTCATTCACTCTGAGAGCTTACGTGACCTCTTAATTCGCTCTACTTTTTCACAAGAGAAGCGTGTCAGCAAGGCAGCTGCTCGCGCTCTCGCAATTCTAG GGGAGAACGAGAACTTGCGTCGGGCAATAAGAGGGAGACCAGTTGCAAAGAAGGGTCTGCGCATTCTTTCAATGGATGGTGGTGGCATGAAGGGCCTTGCAACTGTCCAAATGCTAAAACAGATAGAGCAAGGAACTGGGAAGCGCATACATGAAATGTTTGACCTCATATGTGGTACATCAACAGGTGGCATGCTTGCGATGGCTCTTGGAATCAAGAAGATGAGTTTGGATCAGTGTGAAGAGATATATACAAAACTTG GTAAACTTGTATTTGCGGAACCTGTCCCTAAGGACGAAGCTGCTACATGGAAGGAGAAACTTGATCAACTTTTCAAAAGTTCATCACAGAGTTTTAGAGTGGTTGTACATGGGTCGAAG CACAGCGCAGATCAATTTGAGAGGTTACTAAAGGAAATGTGTGCTGATGATGACGGTGACCTTCTAATAGAGTCTTCTGTGAAAGGCATTCCGAAGGTTTTTGCTGTATCAACTTTAGTCAGCGCCATGCCTGCCCAACCATATATATTCCGGAACTATCAG TATCCACCGGGCACTCTGGAGGTATCACCAGGAATGGCAGAAAGTCCATCTCCTGGCGCAGTTGGAACGGTTGTTTCTGGTGCACCAGTTGGGATTAAACGTGGAGCTTTTATGGGGAGCTGCAAGCATCACGTATGGGAAGCCATAAGAGCATCATCTGCAGCTCCATATTATCTGGATGATTTCTCTGATG ATGTAAATCGCTGGCAAGATGGAGCGATTGTAGCGAACAATCCCACGATCTTTGCAATAAGAGAAGCACAACTTTTGTGGCCTGATACGAGAATAGATTGCCTAGTTTCAATAGGGTGTGGCTCAGTTCCAACTAAG AGCCGGAGAGGTGGATGGCGCTACTTGGACACTGGGCAAGTTTTAATAGAAAGTGCATGCTCAGTGGAGAGAGTGGAAGAAACTTTGGATACACTGATACCTATGCTTCCTGAGATGCAATATTTCCGCTTTAATCCAG TTGATGACCGGTGTGGTATGGAGTTAGATGAGACTGACCCGGCTGTCTGGCTTAAGTTGGAGGCTGCAACCGAAGAGTATATTCAGAAAAATTTAGAGGTTTTTAAGAATGTTTGTGAGCTTTTAGTTCCAAGATATCAAGAGGAAGAGAAGTCTTCTGGAATTGTCAAATCCCTGTCATTTTCAAGATTGAGTACATCAAAATCAG GTTTAAGTGAAAGTAATCCTACCTTGGGATGGAGACGTGTGGTTCTACTTGTAGAGGCTTCATTTAATCCTGATTTTGGAAAGAAGATAAATCATACTCGTTCGCTTGAAGCATTCTGTTCTCAGAATGGTATTAGGCTTACTCTAATGAATAGCACTTCTGGATTTGGAAAGCCAACTACTGCACTCCCAACTCCAATTACCTCTCCCTTGTTTACTGGGAGTTTTCCATCTAGTCCACTTCTGTATAGTCCAGAAGGCACTCAACGGATTGGTCGAATTGACCTAGTTCCGCCGCTTAGCCTGGATGGTCACCCAGCTATGAAGTCATCACCACCAACATCGCCAATAAAGTCATGGCAGCCATCTGGACATGTTCGGTCACTGTATGACAAGTTGCAAAATATGCCTCAGGTTGGTGTGATACACCTGGCTCTTCAAAATGATTCAACTGGTTCGATATTGAG CTGGCAGAATGACGTATTTGTAGTTGCTGAGCCAGGGGAACTTGCAGACAGGTTTCTGCAGTGTGTCAAAACAAGCTTGTCTACCATGCTGCATGGATCTAAAAGAAAGGGTGCATATTCTGTTTCAAAGATTTCATGTTTGtctgagttagttgcggaatggcCATCGTTTGAAATCGGTGGGATACATCACCGCTATATAGGGCGCCAAACACAA GTGATGGAAGATAACCAAGAAATTGGTGCCTATATGTTCAGGAGGACAGTGCCTGCTTGTCACATGTCACCTGAAGATGTTCGCTGGATG GTTGGAGCATGGAGGGAGAGGATTATTGTGTGCAGTGGCAAGTATGGTCTTGTTCATGGCCTCGTCAAGGCATTCGTGGATTCTGGTGCCAAAGCAGTCATCTCGTCATCTGTCGAGCCTCCAGATTCCCAGGCAATCGCATACCATGGGATGGATGTAAGTGGAAGCCTCGAGAATGGGAAGTTTGTCATTGGGGATGATGAAGCTGATGAGTCGGAGCCTGAACCTGTTAGCCCTATAAGTGACTGGGAAGACAGCGATGCTGAGAAAAACGGTGAAGGCAACAAAGATATTGATGAAGAGGAGTACTTGGCTCAGTTTATCTGCCTCTTATATGACAAGTTGTTCCGTGAGGGAGTCACAGTGGACACTGCTCTTCAACAAGCACTCCGCGCACATCCTAGGTTGAAGTACAGCTGCCATCTACCGAATGTTTCGTAG